From the Roseibium sp. HPY-6 genome, one window contains:
- a CDS encoding O-acetylhomoserine aminocarboxypropyltransferase, giving the protein MSDNIPGFSTLAIHAGAAPDPSTGARATPIYQTTSFVFDDVDHAASLFGLQAFGNIYTRITNPTTAVLEERIAALEGGTAALATASGHSAQLLCFHTLMKPGDNIVAANKLYGGSINQLNHSFKSFGWEVKWADPDDLNTFEAAIDENTKAIFIESLANPGGIVMDIEAISALAKAKGVPLVVDNTMATPYLCRPIEHGADIVLHSLTKFMGGHGNSMGGVIVDGGSFDWSAGGRYPLLSEPRPEYQGIVLHETFGNFAFAIACRVLGLRDLGPAISPFNAFMILTGIETLPLRMQRHSDNAKKVALHLSGHSKVNWVSYAALPEDPHHALQQKYMPKGAGAVFTFGVEGGYDAGVALVSKCELFSHLANIGDTRSLIIHPASTTHRQLTDEQKTAAGAGPDVVRLSIGLEEVDDIIADLDQALSG; this is encoded by the coding sequence ATGAGCGATAATATTCCAGGGTTTTCCACGCTGGCCATTCATGCCGGTGCCGCGCCCGATCCGTCAACAGGCGCCCGCGCCACGCCGATTTACCAGACAACATCTTTCGTGTTCGATGATGTGGACCATGCCGCCTCGCTCTTTGGCCTCCAGGCCTTCGGCAATATCTATACGCGCATTACCAACCCGACCACCGCTGTACTGGAAGAACGGATCGCAGCCCTGGAAGGGGGAACCGCTGCCCTTGCAACCGCGTCCGGCCATTCCGCCCAGTTGCTTTGCTTTCATACCCTGATGAAGCCCGGCGATAACATCGTCGCGGCCAACAAGCTCTATGGCGGGTCGATCAATCAGCTGAACCATTCGTTCAAGAGCTTTGGCTGGGAGGTCAAATGGGCCGATCCGGATGACCTCAACACGTTTGAAGCTGCGATCGACGAGAACACCAAAGCGATCTTCATTGAGAGCCTTGCCAATCCGGGCGGGATTGTCATGGACATCGAGGCAATCTCGGCACTTGCCAAAGCCAAGGGTGTTCCGCTTGTCGTCGACAACACGATGGCCACTCCGTACCTCTGCCGTCCGATCGAGCATGGCGCCGACATTGTGCTTCACTCGCTGACAAAGTTCATGGGCGGACACGGCAATTCGATGGGTGGTGTCATCGTCGATGGCGGTAGTTTCGACTGGTCTGCCGGCGGACGTTATCCGTTGTTGTCGGAACCGCGTCCGGAGTATCAGGGCATTGTTCTACACGAGACCTTCGGCAATTTCGCGTTTGCCATTGCCTGCCGGGTGCTTGGCCTGCGCGACCTTGGCCCCGCGATCTCTCCCTTCAACGCTTTCATGATCCTCACGGGTATTGAGACGCTCCCGCTGCGCATGCAGCGACATTCGGACAACGCAAAGAAAGTTGCGCTCCACCTGTCAGGACACAGCAAGGTGAACTGGGTTTCCTATGCCGCGTTGCCGGAAGACCCGCATCATGCGCTTCAGCAAAAATACATGCCCAAGGGTGCTGGTGCCGTGTTCACGTTCGGTGTTGAAGGCGGCTATGACGCAGGTGTCGCGCTGGTGTCGAAGTGCGAGCTCTTTTCGCATCTCGCCAATATCGGCGACACGCGCAGCCTGATCATTCACCCGGCTTCGACAACGCACCGACAGCTGACCGACGAACAGAAAACGGCTGCTGGAGCCGGGCCGGACGTTGTACGGCTGTCCATCGGGCTTGAAGAAGTTGACGACATTATCGCGGATCTCGATCAGGCGCTGTCCGGCTGA
- a CDS encoding glycosyltransferase, whose translation MTTTPMRIVHCVRSPIGGIFRHIRDLATAQTEAGHDVGVICDSSTGSTFDNRLVEELKSTLSLGLERFPMQRQLTFQDLSATHSLYKHVRDLRPDILHGHGAKGGAYARLIGSVLRLRGNRTARVYCPHGGSLHYDPNRFEGRVYHTLERILGRLTDGIVFVSDYEAAAYESKVGRPSAKTRMVYNGLTPSEFKPVEVGPDADDFLYIGMLRDLKGTDLFIEALYNIRLKTGEAPSAHIVGEGPDEEKYRRMVGMLGLDKAVTFHGALPAPEAFHLAKTIVVPSRAEAMPYIVLETVAAQRPLIATRVGGIPEIFGRYADRLIEPGHIGKLTVAMENALIDPGKMTADARELGSCLAETFSVELMSDRITTLYQELKGLKTAETSAAGATAATGGLSRNQSVYARSSNR comes from the coding sequence ATGACAACGACCCCAATGCGGATCGTGCATTGTGTCCGGTCGCCTATTGGCGGAATTTTCCGTCATATCCGCGACCTTGCGACTGCGCAGACGGAAGCAGGACATGATGTCGGCGTGATCTGCGACAGCAGTACGGGCAGCACATTCGACAACAGGCTTGTGGAGGAGCTCAAATCCACGCTTTCTCTCGGCCTGGAACGCTTTCCAATGCAGCGTCAGCTGACTTTTCAGGATCTGTCCGCGACGCATTCTCTCTATAAACACGTGAGGGACCTGCGCCCCGATATCTTGCACGGGCATGGTGCAAAAGGCGGTGCATACGCGCGTCTTATCGGATCAGTGCTGAGGTTGCGCGGCAACAGGACCGCGCGGGTCTATTGTCCTCACGGGGGCAGCCTGCATTACGATCCCAACCGGTTCGAAGGACGTGTCTACCACACGCTGGAGCGTATCTTGGGGCGTTTGACCGACGGCATCGTCTTTGTTTCCGACTATGAAGCGGCCGCCTATGAGAGCAAGGTCGGCCGCCCAAGCGCAAAGACGCGGATGGTCTATAACGGCTTGACCCCGAGCGAGTTCAAGCCCGTCGAAGTCGGCCCGGATGCAGATGACTTTCTTTACATCGGCATGCTCCGCGACCTGAAGGGAACGGATCTCTTCATTGAGGCACTTTACAATATCCGCCTAAAGACCGGCGAAGCGCCAAGCGCGCATATCGTGGGTGAAGGCCCGGACGAGGAAAAGTACCGCCGCATGGTCGGCATGCTTGGCCTGGACAAAGCCGTGACCTTTCATGGCGCCCTGCCCGCACCTGAGGCCTTCCATCTTGCCAAAACGATTGTCGTGCCGTCCCGCGCTGAGGCAATGCCCTACATCGTTCTGGAAACCGTGGCAGCTCAGCGTCCGCTCATTGCAACACGTGTCGGCGGCATCCCGGAGATATTCGGCAGATATGCCGACCGCCTGATCGAACCGGGGCATATCGGCAAGCTGACAGTCGCAATGGAAAACGCACTGATCGATCCGGGCAAAATGACTGCGGATGCCAGAGAGTTGGGCAGCTGCCTGGCGGAGACTTTCTCCGTCGAGCTCATGAGCGATCGCATTACGACACTCTATCAGGAGCTGAAAGGCCTCAAGACGGCGGAAACATCCGCTGCCGGTGCAACGGCTGCGACCGGAGGTCTTTCGCGAAACCAGTCCGTATACGCCAGATCGAGCAACCGATAA
- a CDS encoding GNAT family N-acetyltransferase, whose amino-acid sequence MSPIAATVLETDSTESSVRNETSLELAVFSDFRDIEMDWRQLDAIGYSNPYQSPGWLTAWSETIGRSHSLEPVIVAGRLDGKSVLILPLAVQHQSGATTVSFLGHENGNQNTGIWDRRFYDNVTAQQIHDFLTQICRTLDADLLILQNVPEIWQGRPHPLVLDEAETSPSPIFVRDLPSDFEVLFKETHSKSSRKNLSRKQRNLQSVEGYAVVKAETKQDIRRGFDAFLEQRATRAQEAGIPNVFSTPVAALFLEKLIGLGDEAEAAPVLDLWFLEVGGKIRSTYLCAHHSETIFAYSNSIAHDEFLPNSPGLVLIKEIIERACAAADVSVLDLGLGEERYKTSWAEPVVLKDSLVAASFMGRCQKNIAVLRLNAKSAIRNSNVLWPLVRRMRKWTSGLDSR is encoded by the coding sequence ATGTCACCGATTGCCGCGACCGTCTTGGAGACAGACTCAACCGAAAGTTCGGTGCGGAATGAGACATCGCTCGAATTGGCCGTTTTTTCAGACTTCCGCGACATTGAAATGGATTGGCGTCAGCTTGATGCCATCGGATACAGCAATCCCTATCAGTCGCCTGGATGGCTAACGGCGTGGAGCGAAACCATCGGTCGCAGCCACTCCCTTGAACCGGTAATCGTCGCCGGACGGCTTGATGGAAAATCCGTTCTCATTCTCCCGCTCGCCGTGCAGCACCAGTCGGGCGCAACGACTGTTTCCTTTCTTGGGCATGAAAACGGCAACCAGAATACGGGCATCTGGGACCGCCGGTTCTACGATAATGTCACTGCCCAGCAAATCCATGATTTCCTGACGCAGATCTGCCGAACGCTCGACGCCGATCTCCTGATCCTGCAAAATGTCCCGGAGATCTGGCAAGGCCGCCCACACCCACTGGTGCTGGATGAAGCTGAAACCAGTCCCAGCCCGATTTTTGTACGAGACCTCCCCTCCGACTTCGAAGTCCTCTTCAAGGAGACCCACAGCAAGTCGTCGCGCAAGAACCTCTCGCGCAAGCAGCGGAACCTGCAATCCGTCGAGGGTTACGCCGTTGTCAAAGCCGAAACGAAGCAGGATATCCGGCGCGGCTTTGATGCTTTTTTGGAACAGCGAGCGACACGCGCGCAGGAAGCTGGAATTCCGAACGTTTTTTCAACGCCTGTTGCCGCGCTATTCCTGGAGAAACTGATCGGGCTCGGTGACGAGGCCGAAGCTGCACCCGTCCTGGATCTCTGGTTCCTGGAGGTTGGCGGAAAAATCCGGTCAACCTATCTTTGCGCCCACCATAGCGAAACCATCTTCGCCTACAGCAACAGCATTGCGCATGACGAGTTTTTGCCGAACAGCCCTGGCCTTGTTCTGATCAAGGAGATCATCGAACGGGCCTGTGCGGCTGCGGATGTCAGCGTGCTGGATCTCGGTCTCGGCGAAGAACGTTACAAGACCTCATGGGCGGAACCGGTTGTTCTGAAAGACAGCCTTGTAGCTGCGTCCTTCATGGGAAGATGCCAGAAGAACATTGCTGTACTTCGCCTCAACGCAAAGTCTGCAATCCGCAATTCCAACGTTCTGTGGCCGCTTGTTCGCCGCATGCGCAAATGGACATCAGGGCTGGACAGCCGCTGA
- a CDS encoding polysaccharide deacetylase family protein, which yields MLAPLTQGCGAVFMMHHVRMSRTDAFQPNAHLEITPEFLRLAVERIRANGYEIISLDEAVDLLKSGYGHHRYAVLTFDDGYRDNLEIAYPILKELQAPFTVFVATGLVERTSELWWLALERIVAQNDTVVFTRAGEENGISCGTTEEKSACFERIVDYLTLEIGELDQRKIIRALSEKYGLDLAELADEQMMSWDEVRELASDPLVTIGAHTHDHFALARLESSSARADVTKGMKILEKELGRRPKHFAYPYGKSHAVSLRDADILRDIGFSSSVTTLPGVLQSVNARDPMMLPRVSLNGRFQDPAIVDQYLTGAPFALYRAARWAASGFGVRSGFSRFFPSTR from the coding sequence ATGCTCGCACCGCTGACCCAAGGGTGCGGGGCGGTGTTCATGATGCACCATGTGCGTATGTCGCGCACCGACGCCTTTCAGCCAAACGCTCATCTGGAAATCACGCCAGAGTTCCTGCGTCTTGCAGTCGAACGCATCCGGGCAAATGGCTACGAAATCATCTCCCTGGATGAGGCGGTCGATCTGCTGAAATCCGGCTATGGCCATCACAGATACGCGGTCCTGACCTTCGATGACGGGTATCGGGATAACCTGGAAATTGCCTATCCGATTTTGAAGGAATTGCAGGCACCTTTCACAGTGTTTGTGGCGACGGGCCTTGTGGAGCGCACAAGTGAGCTCTGGTGGCTGGCACTTGAGCGGATCGTTGCGCAAAACGACACGGTGGTCTTTACGCGGGCGGGCGAAGAAAACGGCATTTCGTGTGGCACGACCGAGGAAAAAAGCGCGTGTTTTGAACGGATCGTTGATTACCTGACACTGGAAATCGGTGAGCTGGATCAACGCAAGATCATCAGGGCGCTGTCTGAGAAATATGGCCTCGATCTCGCCGAGCTGGCGGACGAGCAGATGATGAGCTGGGACGAGGTGAGAGAGCTTGCTTCAGATCCGCTGGTGACGATCGGTGCGCACACCCACGATCATTTTGCACTGGCGCGGCTCGAGAGTTCATCGGCGCGCGCTGACGTGACCAAGGGCATGAAAATCCTTGAAAAGGAGCTCGGACGACGCCCGAAACACTTCGCCTATCCCTATGGAAAGTCTCATGCAGTAAGCCTGCGCGATGCGGATATCCTGCGGGATATCGGATTTTCGTCTTCTGTAACGACTTTGCCGGGCGTGTTGCAGTCCGTGAATGCGCGCGATCCGATGATGCTGCCGCGCGTTTCGCTGAATGGCAGGTTTCAAGATCCGGCGATCGTCGATCAGTATCTGACCGGCGCTCCCTTTGCTCTTTACCGCGCTGCCCGGTGGGCGGCGTCCGGGTTTGGCGTCAGGTCTGGTTTTTCCCGCTTTTTTCCATCCACCAGATGA
- a CDS encoding COX15/CtaA family protein: MIRWWLYCVCALILAMVVVGGATRLTESGLSITEWKPIHGVIPPLSEAEWEEELEKYRQIPEYQLINKGMSLEEFKFIFWWEWGHRQLGRFIGIAYFVPMVVFWAAGRIEPWLKPRLLLGLALGGLQGAVGWWMVASGLVDRVDVSQYRLATHLTLALIIFAYLFWIARRLSPLADPLPEEQARLAGFSTLVLCFVFLQMFLGGLVAGLNAGFTFNTWPLMDGQFIPDGLLMMQPVWLNLFENVLTVQFQHRMTAYLLIVLGLFLLLSTFRVSKRSELRRASAHVAAFILLQAVIGILTLIWQVPMSIALVHQGFAVFVLAASVDHLALLKGAYPIKSA, encoded by the coding sequence ATGATCCGCTGGTGGCTTTACTGCGTCTGTGCCCTGATCCTAGCCATGGTTGTGGTCGGAGGCGCGACCCGGCTCACCGAATCCGGTCTTTCCATTACAGAGTGGAAACCGATCCACGGGGTAATTCCACCGTTGAGCGAAGCAGAGTGGGAAGAGGAACTCGAGAAATACCGCCAGATCCCGGAGTACCAGCTCATCAACAAGGGCATGAGCCTTGAAGAATTTAAGTTCATTTTTTGGTGGGAGTGGGGCCACAGACAACTGGGCCGGTTTATCGGCATTGCCTATTTCGTGCCCATGGTCGTCTTTTGGGCGGCGGGACGTATTGAGCCCTGGCTGAAACCGCGCCTTCTTCTCGGGCTTGCCCTTGGCGGTTTGCAAGGGGCCGTTGGTTGGTGGATGGTCGCCTCTGGTCTTGTGGACCGCGTCGATGTGAGCCAGTACCGGCTGGCCACGCATTTGACGCTCGCACTGATAATCTTTGCATACCTGTTCTGGATAGCGCGACGGTTGTCGCCTCTCGCCGACCCGCTCCCCGAGGAGCAGGCACGCCTGGCCGGGTTCAGTACCCTGGTCCTGTGTTTCGTTTTCCTTCAGATGTTTCTGGGCGGTCTCGTAGCCGGTCTCAATGCCGGTTTCACCTTCAACACATGGCCGTTGATGGACGGTCAGTTCATTCCGGACGGTTTGCTGATGATGCAACCGGTCTGGCTCAATCTGTTCGAAAATGTTTTAACCGTGCAGTTCCAGCACCGCATGACGGCCTATCTGTTGATTGTGCTCGGGCTGTTCTTGCTGCTGTCGACATTCAGGGTCAGCAAACGAAGCGAATTACGGCGGGCGAGCGCTCATGTCGCCGCATTTATACTGTTGCAGGCGGTCATCGGGATCTTGACGTTGATCTGGCAGGTGCCAATGTCGATAGCGCTGGTTCACCAGGGTTTTGCCGTTTTTGTGCTCGCGGCTTCGGTTGACCATCTGGCGCTTCTGAAAGGCGCATATCCCATCAAGTCTGCTTGA
- a CDS encoding exopolysaccharide transport family protein yields the protein MNAERQTYPDDDMALDLGGLLRAIGRSLGWLLPLTLIVAASVFLGLQFVAPKYMGEARVLIESTDNKFPGASRGIEEERALLDAEGVASQVQLLMSADLARRVANKLNLAAIPEFDAKGDGSLIGDLLTYVGLKSDTAGNSEEERVLKHFYENLDIYRLEGSRVIAVDYSAQNPVLAAKVANTIVDEYLALQSSAKRQTTELASAALEPQIVELRKEVQAARQAVADFRARADLLIGADNIPLNQQQLAETSSDYSAAQASKAEAQAKADLLRELLNSGGSLETASDVLNSTLIQRLRERQVEIQSNIAELSITLLPNHPQLRSLQSQLNDYNRQIRSEAGKILQGLESDAKVANQQALALEARLEELKVAAARSNADQARLNELEREANAKAAQLDQLMLSFQEADSRLRAQVLPADARIISRASVPVEPYAPKIIPSTIIAALVTFILGCAFVIMKAFLSGEALYNAGTARAPQVAGTRNKRAGNPGMPNPDFPQTAPTPAGSISTREPLGWHQGYGLASANYAFGADLKDRPIPAHPEGADQFASSPVPDIDEVRDMSEPQRETKRRSLDDVYRDYDKDVAPDWLGGLRGSEDVPATAREEERVSPPSSEPQPLGEKVPQVPWKKNQKATFSKDIDVKGRIVVLSVDDEALSHELAFELARKASKNGKSSLVVEVFPDQANERGAEGFSDVVSGRMPFAKVVYRDAVSKAHIIEAGRYAITDDMVKSERFKLALDAIRTTYEAVVVDLGAIDGSLASARMLSFADRVFIAASAPDHSHELQSAANLLAHNTGARVEVLIAGETSPDPRRNGDGHAA from the coding sequence ATGAACGCTGAGCGGCAGACCTATCCCGATGACGACATGGCGCTGGACCTTGGAGGGTTGCTCCGTGCCATTGGGCGCTCGCTTGGCTGGCTGTTGCCGCTCACGCTGATCGTTGCTGCCTCCGTGTTTCTGGGTCTCCAGTTTGTTGCCCCGAAATATATGGGCGAAGCCCGGGTCCTGATCGAGAGCACGGACAACAAGTTCCCGGGCGCTTCCCGTGGCATCGAAGAAGAAAGGGCGCTTTTGGACGCAGAGGGCGTTGCCAGCCAGGTGCAGCTGCTGATGTCTGCGGATCTCGCGCGCCGTGTTGCCAACAAACTCAATCTTGCAGCGATCCCTGAGTTCGATGCCAAGGGCGATGGTTCGCTGATTGGAGACCTGCTTACATATGTGGGCCTAAAAAGCGACACGGCCGGCAACAGCGAGGAAGAGCGGGTTCTCAAACACTTTTACGAGAACCTGGACATATATCGCCTGGAAGGCTCCAGGGTGATTGCAGTTGATTATTCCGCTCAAAATCCCGTCTTGGCCGCAAAGGTCGCCAACACGATTGTTGACGAATATCTTGCGCTACAATCGAGCGCCAAAAGGCAGACCACCGAACTGGCATCTGCAGCGCTTGAGCCGCAGATTGTGGAATTGCGCAAGGAAGTGCAGGCTGCTCGACAGGCAGTCGCCGATTTCCGTGCACGTGCGGACCTTCTGATCGGCGCGGACAACATCCCCTTGAACCAGCAGCAGCTTGCAGAGACGAGCAGCGATTACTCGGCTGCGCAAGCGTCCAAAGCGGAGGCTCAAGCCAAGGCGGACCTCTTGCGGGAACTGCTCAATTCCGGTGGATCTTTGGAAACGGCGAGCGATGTACTCAATTCAACGCTGATCCAGAGACTGCGGGAACGTCAGGTCGAAATTCAGTCGAACATCGCGGAACTGTCGATCACACTGTTGCCGAACCATCCGCAACTGAGATCGCTGCAGTCCCAGCTGAACGACTACAACCGGCAGATCCGGTCGGAAGCCGGCAAAATCCTGCAGGGGCTCGAGAGCGACGCCAAGGTCGCCAACCAGCAGGCTCTTGCCCTGGAAGCCCGTCTTGAAGAGTTGAAAGTTGCGGCGGCCAGATCCAACGCTGACCAGGCTCGGCTGAATGAACTTGAGCGCGAGGCCAATGCGAAAGCTGCCCAGCTCGATCAACTCATGCTCAGCTTTCAAGAGGCCGATTCGCGCCTGCGCGCGCAGGTCCTGCCGGCGGATGCGCGCATTATCTCAAGGGCAAGCGTGCCCGTCGAACCCTATGCGCCGAAGATCATTCCAAGCACGATAATTGCAGCACTCGTGACTTTCATTTTGGGATGTGCCTTCGTCATTATGAAAGCGTTCCTCTCCGGTGAGGCGCTTTATAATGCCGGAACAGCCAGAGCGCCTCAGGTTGCCGGGACGCGCAACAAGCGCGCTGGAAACCCGGGCATGCCAAATCCCGATTTCCCGCAAACCGCACCGACCCCGGCTGGCAGCATCAGCACAAGAGAGCCTCTCGGCTGGCATCAGGGTTACGGCCTGGCCTCTGCAAACTACGCATTCGGTGCTGACCTGAAAGACCGGCCAATACCTGCGCATCCGGAGGGTGCAGACCAATTTGCATCCAGCCCGGTGCCTGACATTGACGAAGTTCGGGACATGTCGGAACCGCAAAGGGAAACCAAGCGCCGGTCACTGGACGATGTCTATAGAGACTATGACAAGGACGTTGCTCCGGATTGGCTTGGCGGCCTGCGCGGAAGCGAGGATGTCCCGGCAACTGCTCGCGAAGAGGAACGAGTGAGCCCCCCCTCATCAGAACCGCAGCCTTTGGGTGAGAAGGTACCGCAGGTTCCATGGAAGAAGAACCAGAAAGCGACCTTCTCCAAGGATATCGACGTAAAAGGGCGCATTGTTGTCCTGAGTGTCGACGACGAAGCCTTGTCGCACGAATTGGCTTTCGAACTCGCACGCAAGGCCTCCAAAAACGGCAAGTCCTCGCTGGTTGTTGAGGTCTTTCCCGACCAGGCGAATGAACGGGGGGCGGAAGGATTTTCCGACGTTGTGTCGGGACGCATGCCTTTTGCCAAGGTCGTCTACAGGGATGCGGTGTCAAAGGCGCACATCATCGAAGCTGGCCGGTATGCGATCACTGATGACATGGTCAAATCGGAACGCTTCAAACTCGCCCTGGACGCCATCCGCACGACTTACGAAGCTGTTGTGGTGGACCTGGGTGCGATCGACGGATCGCTTGCAAGCGCCCGCATGCTGAGTTTTGCCGACAGAGTGTTCATCGCTGCAAGCGCCCCTGATCACAGCCACGAACTCCAAAGTGCAGCCAACCTGTTGGCCCACAACACCGGTGCACGTGTGGAAGTGCTGATCGCAGGCGAAACCAGCCCGGATCCCCGTCGCAACGGAGACGGCCACGCTGCGTAA
- a CDS encoding DUF2842 domain-containing protein, which translates to MVPSFRKFVGMVVLVIFVVVYAFTAMVIGDITLQDSSNLARFVYFAIAGLLWVIPAGAIIWWMEKSGKNQT; encoded by the coding sequence ATGGTTCCCTCGTTTCGCAAATTTGTCGGCATGGTGGTACTCGTCATTTTTGTCGTGGTTTACGCCTTCACCGCAATGGTTATCGGCGACATTACACTGCAAGACTCATCCAACCTGGCGCGTTTTGTCTATTTTGCCATTGCCGGCCTTCTTTGGGTCATCCCGGCGGGCGCAATCATCTGGTGGATGGAAAAAAGCGGGAAAAACCAGACCTGA
- a CDS encoding undecaprenyl-phosphate glucose phosphotransferase → MSNPAFKPTEIVGPAPEDKTGVDLRQNMEKQFRHSVNDAIGPQNFHTLSQAGNGLSAGAVQIAQSLGGKGVSVPVLTGLVRLTDILLIVIAAAAAMAGGAESVASWSHGLVTGAAVLFTLAFFQAADVYQVTVMRQGLSQLGRVAAGWTLVFAMLALLRSTTGIGSGLSDTWIGAWFALGLAGFCLSRFVVYSLVRHWMNSGRLERRAIIVGGGTAAAELIHELEAQPDNDIRICGIFDDRNNDRSPPVVAGYPKLGNISDLVEFARLARIDMLIVCIPLRAEQRVLELLKKLWILPVDIRLSAHTDKVRFRNRGASFIGTVPFVDVVEKPIANWDMVGKRIFDLIFASLAIVTLFPLMIAAAIAIKLDSKGPVLFRQKRYGFNNEIIDVLKFRSMYTEMADPDAKQVVTKGDPRVTRVGRFIRKTSIDELPQLFNVLAGSLSLVGPRPHAVNAHTDNTTWDDVVDGYFARHKVKPGVTGWAQINGWRGEVDTQEKIQKRVECDVYYIENWSILLDLKILLLTPFRLLNTENAY, encoded by the coding sequence ATGAGCAACCCCGCGTTCAAACCCACCGAGATTGTCGGCCCCGCTCCGGAAGACAAGACAGGCGTGGACCTGCGACAGAATATGGAAAAACAGTTCCGGCACAGTGTTAACGACGCTATCGGCCCGCAGAATTTCCATACGTTGTCACAGGCCGGCAACGGCCTTTCCGCCGGGGCGGTTCAGATTGCACAAAGTCTTGGCGGAAAGGGTGTTTCCGTTCCTGTCCTGACCGGTTTGGTGCGTCTGACCGATATCCTGCTGATCGTCATCGCTGCTGCGGCCGCCATGGCCGGAGGTGCAGAGAGCGTTGCGAGCTGGTCTCATGGCCTGGTCACGGGTGCAGCCGTTCTCTTCACCCTCGCCTTTTTCCAGGCCGCGGACGTTTATCAGGTCACGGTCATGCGCCAGGGCCTGTCGCAATTGGGGCGCGTGGCGGCCGGCTGGACCCTTGTCTTCGCAATGCTTGCACTCCTGCGCTCAACGACCGGGATCGGGTCGGGCCTGTCGGATACCTGGATCGGCGCGTGGTTCGCGCTTGGACTTGCCGGATTTTGCCTGTCCCGCTTTGTCGTCTATTCGCTCGTCAGACACTGGATGAACAGCGGACGCCTGGAACGGCGTGCCATTATCGTCGGCGGTGGCACTGCGGCAGCGGAGCTGATCCACGAACTGGAAGCGCAACCGGACAACGACATCCGCATCTGCGGCATATTCGATGACCGGAACAACGACCGCTCGCCGCCCGTTGTGGCAGGGTACCCGAAGCTGGGCAATATCAGCGATCTGGTGGAGTTCGCCCGGCTGGCCCGTATCGACATGCTGATCGTCTGCATTCCGCTGCGCGCCGAGCAAAGGGTTCTGGAGCTTTTGAAGAAGCTCTGGATCCTGCCGGTCGACATCCGTCTTTCCGCGCACACCGACAAGGTCAGGTTCCGCAACCGCGGCGCGTCGTTTATCGGAACCGTTCCTTTTGTCGATGTCGTTGAGAAGCCGATCGCGAACTGGGACATGGTTGGCAAGCGCATCTTCGACCTGATATTCGCCTCTCTGGCGATCGTGACCCTTTTCCCTCTGATGATTGCAGCTGCGATCGCAATCAAACTCGACAGCAAGGGACCGGTTCTGTTCCGCCAGAAGCGCTATGGCTTCAACAACGAGATCATCGATGTCCTGAAATTCCGGTCCATGTACACGGAAATGGCGGATCCGGATGCAAAGCAGGTCGTGACGAAGGGCGACCCGCGGGTGACACGGGTCGGGCGCTTTATCCGAAAGACATCCATCGACGAGTTGCCGCAACTCTTCAACGTGCTCGCCGGCAGCCTGTCGCTGGTCGGACCGCGTCCGCATGCCGTCAACGCCCACACGGACAACACGACCTGGGATGACGTCGTCGACGGGTATTTTGCGCGTCACAAGGTCAAGCCGGGCGTTACCGGCTGGGCGCAGATCAACGGCTGGCGCGGTGAAGTGGACACGCAGGAAAAAATCCAGAAACGTGTTGAGTGCGACGTCTACTACATTGAGAACTGGTCCATCCTGCTCGACCTGAAAATCCTGCTCTTGACGCCGTTTCGTCTGCTCAATACGGAGAACGCCTATTGA
- a CDS encoding polysaccharide biosynthesis/export family protein yields MRTKALLVLGLCLGLAACSGYRQPPTAFHETLTQPYRLDSSDRLRIIVFGQEDLSNTYVVDQAGYISFPLIGSVAARGQTQQGLASEIAAKLRQGYIRNPDVSVEVDTYRPIFIMGEVQDAGQYNYVAGMTVQNAIATAGGFSTRAQQTNVDITRQINGEILNGRVPISDPVRPGDTIYVRERYF; encoded by the coding sequence ATGCGAACGAAAGCGCTTCTGGTCCTGGGTCTTTGCCTGGGCCTTGCTGCGTGCAGCGGGTACAGACAGCCACCGACCGCGTTTCATGAAACGCTGACCCAGCCTTACCGCTTGGATTCAAGCGACCGGCTGCGCATCATCGTGTTCGGTCAGGAAGACCTCTCAAACACCTATGTTGTTGATCAGGCAGGGTATATCTCCTTTCCGCTCATCGGCAGCGTTGCCGCAAGAGGCCAAACCCAACAAGGTCTCGCCTCCGAGATTGCCGCCAAATTGCGGCAAGGATATATCCGCAATCCCGACGTCTCAGTCGAAGTGGACACCTACAGACCCATCTTTATCATGGGTGAAGTGCAAGATGCAGGCCAGTACAACTACGTTGCGGGCATGACCGTTCAGAATGCCATCGCAACAGCAGGTGGCTTCAGCACCCGGGCCCAGCAGACCAATGTCGACATCACCCGTCAGATTAATGGTGAAATTCTAAACGGTCGTGTTCCCATTTCGGACCCGGTGCGTCCGGGTGATACGATTTACGTTCGGGAACGCTACTTCTAA